A genomic region of Desulfomicrobium escambiense DSM 10707 contains the following coding sequences:
- the mraZ gene encoding division/cell wall cluster transcriptional repressor MraZ → MFRGHSHRTQDPKGRLMLPPEFRDEVFAQSPEGKLILTNFDDCVAAYPLPEWEQIEQSFSKLNMADRRVRDFHRFFISGAVEVTLDKQGRVLIPPHLRSYAGLQKDIVLAGVGRKFEIWDLGRFEAQRTAMQENFDQVMDDLAGNGFELRF, encoded by the coding sequence ATGTTCAGAGGGCATTCACATCGTACGCAGGACCCGAAGGGGCGGCTCATGCTGCCCCCGGAGTTTCGCGACGAGGTGTTCGCCCAGTCGCCCGAGGGCAAGCTCATCCTGACGAATTTCGACGACTGCGTGGCCGCCTACCCCCTGCCCGAGTGGGAGCAGATCGAGCAGAGTTTTTCCAAGCTGAACATGGCCGACCGTCGCGTGCGGGACTTCCACCGGTTCTTCATCTCCGGAGCCGTCGAGGTGACCCTGGACAAGCAGGGCCGCGTCCTCATCCCGCCCCATCTGCGCAGCTACGCCGGACTGCAGAAGGACATCGTCCTGGCCGGCGTGGGCCGCAAGTTCGAGATCTGGGACCTGGGGCGGTTCGAGGCGCAGCGCACGGCCATGCAGGAGAATTTCGACCAGGTCATGGACGATCTGGCCGGCAACGGCTTTGAACTCCGGTTCTGA
- a CDS encoding UDP-N-acetylmuramoyl-L-alanyl-D-glutamate--2,6-diaminopimelate ligase yields the protein MNFEDVLDKLRNGTGLRTHSARVQAGDVFVALSGTKVDGARFIDDAVARGARVVVHGPAAAVAPREGVAFVPVADPAKALGLLARAAFGTEDRLPRVIGVTGTNGKTTTAHLVHHLLGENNIPAGLIGTVRCSWPGTDIAASMTTPDCLNLHELVGRMTRDGVECLVMEVSSHALDQQRLAGLPVEVGIFTNLTQDHLDYHGDMERYFEAKARLFLGEERCATGLVNMDDEYGRRLKAARPDLLGFGIEAADAQLRAEIRSFGSWGMQLAVSHGDAGFELKTPLVGRHNAYNLLSAMGAGLLLGLDVEALQCLAHAVGAPGRLERVPNDRGLDIFVDYAHTPDALEKVSVALKAMGFARLITVFGCGGDRDATKRPLMGRAVACHADVVVVTSDNPRTEDPESILDQIEPGLNGAGQVLREADRRKAIGLAIDTMRPGDALLIAGKGHEDYQIVGTEKRHFSDFEAVLEHLA from the coding sequence ATGAATTTTGAAGACGTGCTGGACAAGCTCAGAAACGGAACCGGCCTGCGCACCCACTCGGCCAGGGTGCAGGCCGGCGACGTCTTTGTCGCGCTTTCCGGCACGAAGGTTGACGGCGCGCGCTTCATCGACGACGCCGTGGCCCGCGGCGCGCGCGTCGTGGTGCACGGCCCGGCCGCCGCAGTGGCGCCGCGCGAGGGCGTGGCCTTTGTGCCTGTGGCCGACCCGGCCAAGGCCCTCGGCCTGCTGGCGCGCGCGGCTTTCGGTACGGAAGACCGCCTGCCGCGGGTCATCGGCGTGACCGGCACCAACGGCAAGACGACTACAGCCCATCTGGTGCATCACCTGCTGGGGGAAAACAACATCCCCGCAGGCCTCATCGGCACGGTGCGCTGTTCCTGGCCGGGCACGGACATTGCGGCGTCCATGACCACCCCGGACTGTCTGAACCTGCACGAACTGGTCGGCCGCATGACGCGCGACGGCGTCGAGTGCCTGGTCATGGAGGTGTCCTCCCATGCTCTGGATCAGCAGCGCCTGGCGGGTTTGCCCGTGGAAGTCGGCATTTTCACCAACCTGACCCAGGACCATCTGGACTACCACGGCGACATGGAGCGGTATTTCGAGGCCAAGGCCCGCCTGTTCCTGGGCGAGGAACGCTGCGCCACGGGGCTGGTCAACATGGACGACGAGTACGGCCGACGCCTCAAGGCTGCGCGTCCCGACCTGCTCGGGTTCGGCATCGAGGCCGCTGACGCGCAGCTGCGGGCCGAGATCAGGTCTTTCGGCTCGTGGGGCATGCAGCTGGCCGTGAGCCACGGCGATGCGGGGTTCGAGCTGAAGACTCCCCTAGTCGGCCGGCACAACGCCTACAACCTGCTCTCGGCCATGGGTGCAGGGCTCCTGCTGGGATTGGACGTCGAAGCGCTGCAATGCCTGGCTCACGCCGTCGGCGCTCCCGGGCGGCTGGAGCGGGTGCCCAACGATCGCGGCCTCGATATTTTCGTCGATTACGCCCACACGCCCGACGCGCTGGAAAAGGTGTCCGTGGCCCTGAAGGCCATGGGCTTCGCTCGTCTCATCACGGTCTTCGGCTGCGGCGGGGACCGCGACGCCACCAAGCGTCCTCTCATGGGCCGGGCCGTGGCGTGTCACGCCGACGTGGTGGTCGTGACCTCGGACAACCCGAGGACCGAAGACCCGGAGTCCATTCTCGACCAGATCGAACCGGGGCTGAACGGCGCCGGACAGGTCCTGCGCGAGGCCGACCGCCGCAAGGCCATCGGGCTGGCCATCGACACCATGCGGCCCGGCGACGCGCTGCTCATCGCCGGCAAGGGTCACGAGGACTATCAGATCGTGGGCACGGAGAAGCGGCATTTTTCGGATTTCGAAGCAGTTCTGGAGCACCTGGCATGA
- a CDS encoding penicillin-binding transpeptidase domain-containing protein, whose translation MAKTGSKPPRDWSRGKIIFAGVLFALALMGLWARAYHVQVIKGPEYAKMANRQYWASETVSGKRGEIFDRNGLLLAKSIASPSVYVRPNEVGDVWAVSQRLGKILGLNPGDVAGQLKTKKRFVWVARKISDAQASAVREEGLPGVYLEAENSRQYPQGHMAGQLLGFVNMDGKGIEGLEKAFNDHLTPSSTKYTVQRDAAGNRLSSIEGEDRASFDGQDLRLTIDSQVQLATEDALARSVARAKGKTGMALVVNVPTGEILAWVHYPLFNPNSVQKASGEWKNRIAVDIFEPGSTMKPIMVAAALQEKVCQPTTRFYCENGKWSLKGRRIKDTHKYENLTVNEIVRYSSNIGSAKIGLAMGAEKYSRYLQALGFGRPMGLPLAGESAGLLRPARQWREVELANMAFGQGLGVTMLQMAGAYLCIANGGVRIPLRLLYEPDRPVEGVRVFDREVTSQVMAMLEEVVQMDGTGTQARIDGVRMAGKTGTAQKASPTGGYGGEYVASFVAVFPAEKPRYLVYMLVDEPQAGHYGGVLVAPEVRNVGVQLLTATGMLTAPAEPPAVQVAQAHAQSQRFAAPVERQPIIAADAEAMPDLQGATVREALEILVGHGIVPRISGQGVIVGKQKPLPGEKWPADKQCQLWLAYQPG comes from the coding sequence GTGGCCAAGACAGGTAGCAAACCACCCAGGGACTGGAGCCGCGGCAAGATCATCTTTGCCGGGGTCCTTTTCGCTTTGGCCCTCATGGGACTCTGGGCGCGCGCCTACCACGTGCAGGTGATCAAGGGGCCTGAATATGCCAAGATGGCCAACCGGCAGTACTGGGCCTCGGAGACGGTGTCGGGCAAGCGCGGCGAGATCTTCGACCGCAACGGCCTGCTGCTGGCCAAGTCCATCGCCAGTCCGTCGGTCTACGTGCGGCCGAACGAGGTCGGCGACGTCTGGGCGGTGTCCCAGCGACTGGGCAAGATTCTCGGCCTGAACCCCGGCGACGTGGCCGGACAGCTCAAGACCAAGAAGCGCTTCGTGTGGGTGGCCAGGAAGATCAGCGACGCGCAGGCCTCGGCCGTGCGCGAGGAAGGCCTGCCCGGCGTGTACCTCGAGGCCGAGAATTCCCGCCAGTACCCGCAGGGGCACATGGCCGGGCAGCTGCTCGGTTTCGTGAACATGGACGGCAAGGGCATCGAGGGTCTGGAGAAGGCCTTCAACGACCATCTCACCCCGTCCTCGACCAAGTACACGGTCCAGCGCGACGCCGCCGGCAACCGCCTGTCCTCGATCGAAGGGGAGGACAGGGCATCTTTCGACGGCCAGGACCTGCGGCTGACCATCGACAGCCAGGTGCAGCTGGCCACCGAGGACGCCCTGGCCCGCAGCGTGGCCAGGGCCAAGGGCAAGACCGGCATGGCCCTGGTGGTCAACGTGCCCACGGGAGAGATTTTGGCCTGGGTGCACTACCCGCTCTTCAATCCCAACTCGGTGCAGAAGGCCAGCGGGGAGTGGAAGAACCGCATCGCCGTGGACATCTTCGAGCCCGGGTCGACCATGAAGCCCATCATGGTCGCGGCGGCGCTGCAGGAAAAGGTCTGCCAGCCCACCACCAGGTTCTACTGCGAGAACGGAAAGTGGAGCCTCAAGGGCCGCCGCATCAAGGACACGCACAAGTACGAAAACCTGACCGTGAACGAGATCGTCCGCTACTCCAGCAACATCGGGTCGGCCAAGATCGGCCTGGCCATGGGGGCGGAGAAATACAGCCGGTACCTGCAGGCGCTTGGTTTCGGTCGGCCCATGGGCCTGCCCCTGGCCGGGGAGTCGGCGGGACTGCTCAGGCCTGCCCGTCAGTGGCGCGAAGTCGAACTGGCGAACATGGCCTTCGGGCAGGGGCTTGGCGTGACCATGCTGCAGATGGCTGGGGCCTACCTGTGCATCGCCAACGGCGGCGTGCGCATCCCGCTGCGCCTGCTGTACGAGCCCGACCGCCCCGTCGAGGGCGTGCGCGTTTTTGATCGGGAAGTGACCTCCCAGGTCATGGCCATGCTCGAAGAGGTGGTGCAGATGGATGGAACCGGCACCCAGGCGCGCATCGATGGCGTGCGCATGGCCGGCAAGACGGGCACGGCCCAGAAGGCGAGCCCCACGGGCGGTTACGGCGGGGAGTACGTGGCCTCCTTCGTCGCGGTGTTTCCGGCCGAGAAGCCACGCTACCTGGTCTACATGCTCGTTGACGAGCCGCAGGCCGGGCACTACGGCGGCGTGCTGGTGGCCCCGGAGGTGCGCAACGTCGGCGTGCAGCTCCTGACCGCGACGGGCATGCTGACGGCCCCGGCGGAACCGCCGGCGGTACAGGTCGCCCAGGCGCACGCCCAGTCGCAGCGTTTCGCGGCCCCAGTGGAGCGCCAGCCGATCATCGCGGCCGACGCCGAAGCCATGCCCGACCTGCAGGGCGCCACCGTGCGCGAAGCGCTGGAAATTTTGGTGGGGCACGGGATCGTGCCCAGGATCAGCGGACAGGGCGTCATCGTCGGCAAACAGAAACCCCTCCCCGGCGAGAAATGGCCGGCGGACAAGCAGTGTCAGCTCTGGCTGGCCTATCAACCAGGTTAG
- the rsmH gene encoding 16S rRNA (cytosine(1402)-N(4))-methyltransferase RsmH, whose translation MDAYSEHIPVMIDEVMHWLDPKPGGFYMDATLGLGGHASRLMEMTGGQAHLLGLDRDRQALQKAGERLSRYGENVHLAHTSFQNFSGALREVGWDFLDGVVADLGVSSLQLDSPERGFSFLHDGPLDMRMDPGSGGEPASNIVNGASFERLRQLLWDYGEEPMAGRIARAIVEIREKAPIETTLELARIVAAAYPAKRRALARNHPATKTFQALRLEVNQELREVENFLARVVDYLRPGARICVISFHSLEDRIVKRAFRTESTGCLCPREYPVCTCGHEKRLRLPFRKPQLPGDEEMRANSRSRSAKLRVAERIAGGGE comes from the coding sequence ATGGACGCATACTCCGAACACATCCCGGTCATGATCGACGAGGTCATGCACTGGCTCGACCCCAAGCCGGGCGGCTTCTACATGGACGCCACCCTTGGCCTTGGCGGCCATGCGTCGCGGCTCATGGAAATGACCGGCGGCCAGGCGCACCTTCTGGGCCTGGACCGCGACAGGCAGGCCCTGCAGAAGGCGGGCGAGCGGCTCTCCCGCTACGGGGAGAACGTGCATCTGGCGCACACCTCGTTTCAGAATTTTTCCGGCGCGTTGCGGGAGGTCGGCTGGGACTTCCTGGACGGCGTCGTGGCCGATCTCGGGGTTTCGTCCCTGCAACTCGACAGCCCCGAACGGGGGTTTTCCTTCCTGCACGACGGGCCCCTTGACATGCGCATGGATCCGGGGTCAGGCGGTGAGCCCGCGTCGAACATCGTCAACGGCGCCTCCTTCGAACGTCTGCGCCAGCTCCTGTGGGACTACGGCGAGGAGCCCATGGCCGGGCGCATCGCACGCGCCATCGTCGAGATCAGGGAAAAGGCCCCCATCGAGACAACCCTGGAGCTTGCCCGCATCGTGGCCGCGGCCTACCCGGCCAAGCGCCGCGCCCTGGCCCGCAACCACCCCGCGACCAAGACGTTCCAGGCCCTGCGCCTGGAAGTCAACCAGGAACTGAGAGAGGTCGAGAATTTTCTGGCGCGCGTCGTCGATTACCTGCGCCCGGGCGCGCGCATCTGCGTCATTTCCTTCCACTCCCTGGAGGACCGCATCGTGAAGCGCGCCTTCCGTACGGAGAGCACCGGCTGCCTGTGTCCGCGGGAGTATCCCGTCTGCACGTGCGGCCACGAGAAGAGGCTCCGCCTGCCTTTCCGCAAGCCCCAGCTGCCGGGAGACGAGGAGATGCGGGCCAACAGCCGCAGCCGCAGCGCCAAGCTGCGCGTGGCCGAGCGTATCGCAGGGGGTGGAGAGTGA
- a CDS encoding proton-conducting transporter membrane subunit: MCALLAAGLVLSGQPVWEWRSAWAVGGERLLVRLDEISAFFLLLLGVVGFAGAIYSRGYWNEGRHPRSARSGRLWWNAMLMSMGLVLTAGNGLHFLLAWECFAVSAYFLVTLDRANPEVRAAGWIYLAASHAGTLALFALFSTLAARTGTWELGPVRHLADLAHLFWLALLGFGIKAGVFPLHIWLPSAHANAPSHVSALMSGMALKMGVFGLVRFGSWLPMPMGAGWVVAGLGCASAVLGVAFALGQHDLKRLLAYHSVENIGIILMGLGFAMIAASQGRPEWGVLALAGGLLHVWNHGLFKALLFLGAGSVLHAVGTREMSRLGGLWKAMPWTAGFFTLGAMAICGLPPLNGFVSEWLVFSGLFDASRHQTGAILGAVPAAILLGATGALALACFIKVCGVVFLGAPRTEAAGKAHECGPGMRGAMAVLAGGCLVIGLAPALLWPTLMRVATAWFGLAAPLDIPNRLTPLGTAHVLIALPALAAGALAYRLLRQRTARALTWDCGYAEPTPRMQYTAGSFAGIITGWFDWILRPMVHEDPPADFFPAHASRTSHTPETVLERVVSPFGLAILRLSDLVRGFQHGRTQAYILYLCAAILALALAIPFSGGTAP; this comes from the coding sequence GTGTGCGCCCTCCTTGCCGCGGGTCTGGTCCTGTCCGGACAACCCGTTTGGGAGTGGCGCAGCGCATGGGCGGTCGGGGGCGAGCGTCTGCTCGTGCGACTCGACGAAATCAGCGCCTTTTTTCTGCTCCTGCTCGGCGTCGTCGGATTTGCGGGCGCAATCTACAGCCGTGGATACTGGAACGAAGGCCGTCACCCGCGCTCGGCCCGCTCCGGGCGGCTGTGGTGGAACGCGATGCTCATGAGCATGGGGCTGGTGCTGACGGCCGGCAACGGCCTGCACTTCCTCCTGGCCTGGGAATGCTTCGCCGTGAGCGCCTATTTCCTCGTCACCCTGGACCGCGCGAATCCCGAGGTCCGCGCCGCAGGCTGGATCTACCTGGCCGCCTCCCACGCCGGTACCCTGGCGCTCTTCGCCCTTTTCTCCACCCTGGCCGCGCGCACGGGGACCTGGGAACTGGGGCCCGTCCGCCATCTCGCGGACCTTGCCCATCTCTTCTGGCTTGCGCTGCTGGGTTTCGGCATCAAGGCCGGCGTCTTCCCCCTGCACATCTGGCTTCCCTCGGCCCACGCCAACGCCCCCAGCCACGTTTCCGCCCTCATGTCCGGCATGGCCCTCAAGATGGGCGTGTTCGGCCTGGTCCGCTTCGGGTCCTGGCTGCCCATGCCCATGGGCGCGGGCTGGGTCGTGGCCGGACTGGGCTGCGCCAGCGCCGTCCTCGGGGTCGCCTTCGCCCTGGGGCAGCACGACCTCAAACGACTGCTGGCCTACCACAGCGTGGAGAACATCGGCATCATCCTCATGGGCCTGGGCTTCGCCATGATCGCCGCATCCCAGGGCCGACCGGAGTGGGGCGTCCTGGCCCTGGCCGGCGGCCTGCTCCACGTCTGGAATCACGGACTCTTCAAGGCCCTGCTCTTCCTGGGGGCCGGCTCGGTGCTCCATGCCGTGGGGACGCGCGAAATGAGCCGTCTGGGGGGCCTGTGGAAGGCTATGCCCTGGACGGCAGGATTTTTCACCCTCGGGGCCATGGCCATCTGCGGCCTGCCGCCCCTGAACGGCTTCGTCAGCGAATGGCTGGTCTTTTCGGGCCTGTTCGACGCAAGCCGGCATCAGACCGGGGCGATCCTGGGCGCGGTGCCCGCGGCCATCCTGCTGGGGGCCACCGGCGCCCTGGCCCTGGCCTGCTTCATCAAAGTCTGCGGGGTCGTCTTCCTTGGCGCGCCCCGGACCGAGGCCGCCGGAAAGGCGCACGAATGCGGTCCCGGCATGCGCGGGGCCATGGCCGTCCTGGCGGGCGGGTGCCTGGTCATCGGCCTCGCACCGGCCCTCCTCTGGCCGACGCTCATGCGCGTGGCCACGGCCTGGTTCGGACTCGCGGCGCCCCTGGACATCCCCAACCGTCTGACGCCGCTGGGCACGGCCCATGTCCTGATCGCCCTGCCCGCCCTGGCTGCCGGGGCCCTGGCCTACCGGCTCCTGCGGCAACGCACGGCCCGGGCCCTGACCTGGGATTGCGGCTACGCCGAACCCACGCCGCGCATGCAGTACACCGCCGGGTCCTTCGCCGGCATCATCACCGGCTGGTTCGACTGGATTCTACGGCCCATGGTCCACGAGGACCCGCCCGCGGATTTCTTTCCGGCCCATGCGTCCCGGACCTCGCACACGCCCGAGACGGTCCTCGAACGGGTCGTCAGCCCCTTCGGGCTGGCCATCCTCAGGCTTTCGGATCTGGTCAGGGGCTTCCAGCACGGCAGGACCCAGGCCTACATTCTCTACCTGTGTGCGGCCATCCTCGCGCTGGCCCTGGCCATCCCCTTCAGCGGCGGGACGGCGCCCTGA